In one Vanacampus margaritifer isolate UIUO_Vmar chromosome 11, RoL_Vmar_1.0, whole genome shotgun sequence genomic region, the following are encoded:
- the LOC144060324 gene encoding importin subunit alpha-4, which translates to MADNAGLDNHRIKSFKNKGRDVETMRRHRNEVTVELRKNKRDEHLLKKRNVPQEESLEDSDVDSDFKGQNVTLDAILQNATSDNAVIQLSAVQAARKLLSSDRNPPIDDLIKSGILPILVNCLEKDDNPSLQFEAAWALTNIASGTSAQTQAVVKSSAVPLFLRLLCSPHQNVCEQAVWALGNIIGDGPQCRDYVISLGVVKPLLSFIDPSIPITFLRNVTWVIVNLCRNKDPPPPMETVQEILPALCVLIHHTDINILVDTVWALSYLTDGGNEQIQMVIDSSVVPLLVPLLSHQEVKVQTAALRAVGNIVTGTDEQTQVVLNCEVLRYFPNLLTHPKEKINKEAVWFLSNITAGNQQQVQAVIDAGLIPMIIHQLAKGDFGTQKEAAWAISNLTISGRKDQVEYLVEKNVIPPFCNLMLVKDPQVVQVVLDGLKNILIMAGDEASTIAEIIEECGGLEKIESLQQHENEDIYKLAFEIIDQYFSGDDIEDSSLIPESTQGGTFNFDPASNMQTKEFNF; encoded by the exons ACTATGCGAAGGCATCGGAATGAGGTGACGGTGGAATTGAGAAAG AACAAACGAGACGAACACCTACTGAAGAAGAGAAACGTCCCACAGGAGGAAAGTCTGGAGGACTCTGACGTGGACTCAGATTTCAAAGGG CAAAATGTTACGCTTGATGCCATCTTAcag AATGCCACCAGTGACAATGCAGTCATCCAGCTCAGCGCTGTACAGGCGGCCAG AAAATTGCTCTCCAGTGACAGAAACCCCCCCATTGATGACTTGATAAAGTCTGGCATCCTGCCTATTTTAGTCAATTGCCTGGAAAAAGATGACAA CCCCTCTCTTCAGTTTGAGGCAGCTTGGGCCCTGACCAATATTGCCTCTGGGACGTCAGCACAGACTCAAGCTGTGGTTAAATCCA GTGCAGTGCCACTGTTCTTGCGACTGCTCTGCTCGCCTCATCAGAACGTATGTGAACAAGCTGTTTGGGCTCTGGGAAACATTATAG GTGATGGGCCACAGTGCAGGGACTACGTCATCTCCCTGGGTGTGGTCAAGCCACTGCTCTCCTTCATTGACCCATCGATCCCCATCACCTTCCTGCGCAACGTCACGTGGGTCATCGTCAACCTCTGCCGCAATAAGGACCCGCCTCCGCCCATGGAGACAGTGCAAGAG ATTTTGCCTGCCCTGTGTGTGCTAATACATCACACGGACATAAAT ATCCTCGTTGACACAGTATGGGCATTGTCCTACCTAACGGACGGTGGCAACGAGCAGATCCAGATGGTCATCGACTCTAGTGTCGTTCCACTTCTCGTGCCTCTCCTCAGCCACCAGGAGGTGAAAGTGCAG ACGGCAGCTCTGCGAGCGGTGGGAAACATCGTAACTGGCACTGACGAGCAGACGCAAGTTGTTCTCAACTGCGAGGTCCTCAGATACTTCCCCAACTTGCTCACACACCCTAAAGAAAAGATCAATAAG gaAGCAGTGTGGTTCCTGTCCAACATTACAGCTGGGAACCAGCAGCAGGTCCAGGCTGTGATCGATGCTGGACTCATCCCCATGATCATTCACCAACTGGCCAAG GGGGACTTTGGCACTCAGAAGGAGGCAGCGTGGGCCATCAGCAACCTCACCATCAGTGGAAGGAAAGACCAG GTGGAGTACCTGGTGGAGAAGAACGTCATCCCTCCTTTCTGTAACCTGATGCTGGTGAAGGACCCCCAGGTCGTGCAGGTGGTCCTGGACGGCCTCAAGAACATCCTCATCATGGCGGGTGACGAAGCCAGCACCATCGCCGAGATCATCGAGGAGTGCGGGG GTTTGGAGAAGATTGAAAGCTTGCAGCAACATGAAAATGAGGATATCTACAAGCTAGCCTTTGAGATTATCGATCAGTACTTTTCAGGAGATGAC ATTGAAGATTCAAGCCTGATCCCAGAAAGCACTCAAGGAGGAACCTTCAACTTTGACCCCGCTTCCAACATGCAAACAAAGGAGTTTAATTTCTAA